One window of Aliarcobacter lanthieri genomic DNA carries:
- a CDS encoding membrane protein: protein MFLKSKYTLYFYILLFFIVCLLLIQTQFYLSISYKEALNLYENNSILSIITKASIYFFGQSDLALRLPFISMYILSVLLMYKITENYFKYESDRFISICIFMLLPGVLSASLLVNTAIICTFLTLLYIYYYKKHNKHLYYLLPFVLFVDNSFAIFFLALFFFSFKTKDRKLLYISSILFILSLYIYGVSTDGKPRGFLIDTFGMYAAILSPVLFIYFLYSLYRVLLKKDMDLSWYIASTALVLSILASFRQKIYIEDFAPYVVVVIPSLIKIFLHSYRVRLKEFRKVYSFIAISTILLLFINVLFTFVNKPIYLLLPKPERHFVYQYHFIKEISQELKKHGIYGVLCDDKNLAIRLKFYEILESDNYFLSTKEFYNYDEKISIDYYGIELFSVYIKKLI, encoded by the coding sequence ATGTTTCTTAAAAGTAAATATACATTATACTTCTATATATTATTATTTTTTATTGTATGTTTACTTCTTATTCAAACACAATTTTATTTGAGTATTTCATATAAAGAGGCTTTAAATTTATATGAGAATAATTCAATTTTATCAATTATTACAAAAGCTTCTATATATTTTTTTGGACAAAGTGATTTAGCTTTAAGATTACCTTTTATAAGTATGTATATTCTAAGTGTACTTTTAATGTATAAAATAACAGAAAATTATTTTAAATATGAATCTGATAGATTTATATCTATTTGTATTTTTATGCTTTTACCTGGAGTTTTAAGTGCTTCACTTTTAGTAAATACAGCAATTATCTGCACATTTTTAACACTTTTATATATATACTATTATAAAAAGCATAATAAACATTTATATTACTTATTACCTTTTGTATTATTTGTAGATAACTCTTTTGCAATATTTTTTTTAGCTCTTTTCTTTTTCTCATTTAAAACGAAAGATAGAAAACTTTTATATATTTCATCAATACTTTTTATTTTATCTTTATATATTTATGGAGTATCAACAGATGGTAAACCAAGAGGTTTTTTAATAGATACTTTTGGAATGTATGCTGCTATATTATCACCAGTTCTATTTATATATTTTTTATATTCACTTTATAGAGTTTTACTAAAAAAAGATATGGATTTGAGTTGGTATATAGCTTCTACCGCACTTGTATTATCAATTCTAGCATCTTTTAGACAAAAAATATATATAGAAGATTTTGCTCCTTATGTTGTAGTTGTTATCCCTTCTCTTATTAAAATATTTTTACATTCATATAGAGTTAGATTAAAAGAATTTAGAAAAGTATATAGTTTTATTGCAATTTCGACTATTTTATTGTTATTTATAAATGTATTATTTACATTTGTTAATAAGCCTATTTATTTACTTCTTCCAAAACCTGAAAGGCACTTTGTTTACCAGTATCATTTTATTAAAGAAATATCACAAGAATTAAAAAAACATGGAATATATGGAGTTCTTTGTGACGATAAAAATTTAGCTATAAGATTGAAATTTTATGAAATCTTAGAGTCAGATAATTATTTTTTATCTACAAAAGAGTTTTATAACTATGATGAAAAAATATCAATAGATTATTATGGGATAGAACTTTTTTCAGTTTATATTAAAAAGTTAATATGA
- a CDS encoding Fe(3+) ABC transporter substrate-binding protein, with protein sequence MIKKLALSSLLLTNFLFANNEVNVYSQRHYDSDKALFKHFEEKTGIKVNLVTAKAEELVSRLAIEGANSPADILITADIGNLYDAKKRDLLQKVESKTLEENIPSHLRDEDGKWFSLTKRARLFVYNPKTVDPKDLDDYFSLTKPQFKGKVITRTSTHPYNKSMLASIIAHYGEDKALEFAKGLVNNFARNPKGADKDQIRAVASGEADIAIVNSYYLGVMANSGDKVDEEIAKEVKVFFPAQNTTGTHINISGASVTKFAPNKENAIKLIEFLTSVDAQGELAQGNYEYPVNPKVKPAGIVASWGEFKEDTIPLNEVGKYTKKAVEVATKGKWK encoded by the coding sequence ATGATTAAGAAATTAGCCTTAAGTTCGCTTCTACTTACAAATTTTTTATTTGCAAATAATGAAGTAAATGTATATTCACAAAGACATTATGATTCTGATAAAGCTTTATTTAAACATTTTGAAGAAAAAACTGGAATTAAAGTAAATTTAGTAACAGCAAAAGCTGAAGAGTTAGTTTCAAGACTAGCTATTGAAGGTGCTAATTCACCTGCTGATATTTTAATAACTGCTGATATTGGAAATTTATATGATGCAAAAAAAAGAGATCTACTTCAAAAAGTTGAATCAAAAACTTTAGAAGAAAATATTCCAAGTCACTTAAGAGATGAAGATGGAAAATGGTTTTCACTTACAAAAAGAGCTAGACTTTTCGTTTATAATCCAAAAACTGTAGATCCAAAAGATTTAGATGATTATTTTTCTCTTACTAAACCACAATTTAAAGGTAAAGTTATAACTAGAACTTCAACTCACCCTTATAACAAATCAATGTTAGCTTCTATTATTGCCCATTATGGAGAAGATAAAGCTTTAGAATTTGCAAAAGGATTAGTAAATAATTTTGCTAGAAATCCAAAAGGTGCAGATAAAGATCAAATTAGAGCAGTAGCTTCTGGAGAAGCTGATATTGCTATTGTAAACTCTTACTATTTAGGAGTTATGGCAAATAGTGGTGATAAAGTTGATGAAGAGATAGCAAAAGAAGTAAAAGTATTTTTCCCTGCACAAAATACAACAGGAACTCATATTAATATTTCTGGTGCATCAGTTACAAAATTTGCTCCAAATAAAGAAAATGCTATAAAACTAATTGAATTTTTAACAAGTGTTGATGCTCAAGGAGAATTAGCTCAAGGAAATTATGAATATCCAGTAAACCCAAAGGTTAAACCTGCTGGAATAGTTGCTTCTTGGGGAGAATTTAAAGAAGATACAATCCCTTTAAATGAAGTTGGAAAATACACAAAAAAAGCAGTTGAAGTGGCAACAAAAGGAAAATGGAAATAA
- a CDS encoding anthranilate synthase component II: MILMIDNYDSFTYNIVQYCLELGANLKVIRNDELSLEEIIALNPSKIIISPGPATPDDAGVCLEVIKYYSDKKPIFGICLGHQAIAQVFGAKVVRAKNMMHGKTSLIKVTHDTKIFSTLPKEFIQTRYHSLIVEKNNLPNTIIVTSKSDDDDEIMSLEIKDKQIFGVQFHPESIMSEYGHKIIDNFLKI, translated from the coding sequence ATGATTTTAATGATAGATAACTATGATAGTTTTACATATAATATTGTTCAATATTGTTTAGAATTGGGAGCAAATTTAAAAGTAATTAGAAATGATGAGTTGAGTTTAGAAGAAATAATAGCTTTAAATCCTAGTAAAATCATAATTTCTCCAGGTCCTGCAACTCCAGATGATGCAGGAGTTTGCCTTGAAGTTATAAAATATTATTCTGATAAAAAACCAATTTTTGGGATTTGTTTAGGTCATCAAGCAATAGCACAAGTATTTGGAGCAAAAGTTGTAAGAGCAAAAAATATGATGCATGGTAAAACTTCATTAATCAAAGTTACACATGATACAAAGATTTTTAGTACTTTGCCAAAAGAGTTTATTCAAACAAGATACCATTCTTTAATTGTTGAAAAAAATAATTTACCAAATACTATTATTGTAACTTCAAAAAGTGACGATGATGATGAGATTATGTCTTTAGAAATTAAAGATAAGCAAATTTTTGGAGTTCAATTTCATCCAGAATCAATTATGAGTGAATATGGGCATAAAATAATTGATAATTTTTTAAAGATATAA